TTGAAAGGTCGGTCGATATCCGTAAAGCGCGCCATAAACGGCTCTTTGATCCCATCAATCGTCAGCAATGGCAGACTGAAGGTCCTGGAGAGCTGATGAGTAATGGTACTTTTACCTGAAGCGGGGATCCCGTTAATCAGAATCACTGTTTTACAGTCCGGCGAGAGGTGTCGTTTCATAGCAACGCGACCACCTCTTCCTGGGAACGTGCCGCCCGCAACTTCGCCATGCGTTCATCGTTATCGAGTAAGGCGACAATGGCGCGGATGCCCTCTTCAATATGCGCATTACTGTCCTGTGCACCAAACATAATGACAATGTCGGCGGCTTCACTGTCGGCAAACTGAATGGGCTTATCCAACAGCACCATGCTAAAACAGTTGCGCTTCACCCCACATTCTGGACGGGCATGGGGGATCGCAACCCCTTCATCAAATACATAATACGCCCCATGACTGAGGGTGTTGTCGATAACTGCCTGACCGTATTCCGCTGAAATATACCCTTTTGCGACCAACGGTCTGGCCGCCAGTTGAATCACCTTCTGCCAGTCGTTTTCCGCGACGCCAACCTGAATGGCATCGGCCTCGATCAGTAATTCTTTTATCGTCATGACGACTCCCTAAGCGCTTAATAAACCCGACGCTAAATATTCCGGCGAATAACATTACGCAACTCATCTATACGCACAAAAAGCGAATCAATATCCTGCCGGTGCGTCTGGCTTTTGGCATAGACCGACAGCGCCCGGTTATAGATCAGCATTAATGCTTTCTGTATTTCACCATTACCCGGGTTGCCCTGCAGTTCACCTTCCAGCCTGGCGATTTCTCCTGCCAGAACACGGGACTGTTCATCATAATCTTCCGGCGGGCGTGTTTCTTTTTTCCATAACGATTTCAAAGATTCAAACATAGCGATCCCCCGCCCTGATGGACAACAGGGCAACAAAACATCATTTATTAATAACGGAGTTATTTAAATAACGCGATCTTTTCCATTAATACCTGGGTGACGGCATTATTTGCCGGAATTAAAAACTTACGTACGCTGTCATTCACTTTGCCTTTCTCAAAGGTATTTTTACACTGGTCGACCCACTGTACGTTCATTTCCGTGCCGACATTCACTTTATTAATGCCTTCAGTGACGGCCAGGCGCATATCGTCATCACTCACCCCCGTTCCCCCGTGTAATACCAGTGGAACACCGGTCGCGGCGCTGATCTCTTGCAGCCGCTGATGTTGAATCTGTGCCTTGCCGGTATACAAGCCGTGTACCGTCCCCACCGACACCGCCAGCATGTCGACTCGCGTTTCCTCAACGAAGCGTTTGGCATCTTCTACCGTCGTAAAGCAGATATCCTCTGCCGCCACTGCTTTACCATCCTCTGAGCCACCAATAGCCCCAAGCTCGCCTTCCACCGTAATATTGCGCGGTCTGGCCATCTCCACCACGATGCGGGTATTACCGATATTCTCTTCCAGTTCCAGGTGCGAGCCGTCATACATGACCGAGGAAAATCCGGCATTCATCGCCGTCTCAATGGCGCTGATATCAGAGCAGTGATCCAGATGCAGACAGGTCGGGACATTCTCGCTCTCCGCCAGCGAACGCACCGCATCAACCAGCAGGCGATAACCCAGATATTCTGCCGTCCCGGTTGAAATCTGAATCATTAACGGGCTATTCGTTTTTTGCGCCGCTTTAAAAAACGCAGGCAGCATTTCAATACAGTGCAGGTTAAAGGATCCAATCGCTTTGAAATTTCTTTCC
The sequence above is drawn from the Citrobacter amalonaticus genome and encodes:
- a CDS encoding class II fructose-bisphosphate aldolase yields the protein MSLYNFNEILKIGQERNFKAIGSFNLHCIEMLPAFFKAAQKTNSPLMIQISTGTAEYLGYRLLVDAVRSLAESENVPTCLHLDHCSDISAIETAMNAGFSSVMYDGSHLELEENIGNTRIVVEMARPRNITVEGELGAIGGSEDGKAVAAEDICFTTVEDAKRFVEETRVDMLAVSVGTVHGLYTGKAQIQHQRLQEISAATGVPLVLHGGTGVSDDDMRLAVTEGINKVNVGTEMNVQWVDQCKNTFEKGKVNDSVRKFLIPANNAVTQVLMEKIALFK
- a CDS encoding PTS sugar transporter subunit IIA translates to MTIKELLIEADAIQVGVAENDWQKVIQLAARPLVAKGYISAEYGQAVIDNTLSHGAYYVFDEGVAIPHARPECGVKRNCFSMVLLDKPIQFADSEAADIVIMFGAQDSNAHIEEGIRAIVALLDNDERMAKLRAARSQEEVVALL